A DNA window from Mycolicibacter hiberniae contains the following coding sequences:
- a CDS encoding thiolase family protein, whose product MSNDVAIVGIGCRPFGRYLDTTARKEAVRAVRMALQDAGIGWSDVDYAVGGSMDAGLADTLVADLGLTGIPFINVLNGCATGTSSLICAVQAISSGAAQTAVVVGFDSHPRGAFAIRPEALGLGQWYGTTGLAMTSQFFALKIQRYLHEYGLPERLLETVASKAFRNGALNPNAWRRKPLSEADVRNSMMLSDPLRQYMLCSPGDGATALVLSSAAHAKRHRADPVYIAGTAVRTRRPGSFEVLSPSLSVRRGVSPSVDAAKAAFEAAGVSPAEVDVAQVQDTDAGAELIHLAETGLCEHGAQTELYDSGATELTGRLPVNTDGGCLANGEPIGASGLRQVHENVLQLRGQAGDRQIGGTPRVGFSHVYGAPGLSACTVLTR is encoded by the coding sequence ATGAGCAATGACGTAGCGATCGTCGGCATCGGATGCCGGCCCTTCGGCCGGTATCTGGACACCACCGCGCGCAAAGAGGCCGTGCGCGCCGTGCGGATGGCTCTGCAGGACGCGGGTATCGGTTGGAGCGACGTCGATTACGCCGTCGGCGGCAGCATGGACGCAGGATTGGCCGACACCCTGGTCGCCGATCTCGGTCTCACCGGCATCCCTTTCATCAACGTGCTCAACGGATGTGCCACCGGTACCAGTTCGCTCATCTGTGCGGTGCAGGCCATCTCCTCGGGTGCGGCGCAGACCGCGGTGGTGGTCGGTTTCGACTCGCACCCGCGTGGCGCGTTCGCCATCCGCCCGGAGGCACTCGGCCTCGGGCAGTGGTACGGCACCACCGGTCTGGCCATGACGTCGCAGTTCTTCGCGCTGAAGATCCAACGCTATCTGCACGAGTACGGATTGCCGGAGCGGCTGTTGGAGACCGTCGCCAGCAAGGCATTCCGCAATGGCGCGCTCAACCCCAACGCCTGGCGGCGCAAACCGCTGAGCGAGGCCGACGTGCGCAACTCGATGATGTTGTCGGACCCGCTGCGCCAATACATGCTGTGCTCGCCGGGCGATGGCGCCACCGCTTTGGTGCTGAGCAGCGCCGCGCACGCCAAGCGGCATCGCGCCGACCCGGTGTACATCGCCGGCACCGCGGTGCGGACCCGTCGGCCCGGTTCGTTCGAGGTGCTCAGTCCCTCGCTGTCGGTGCGCCGCGGCGTGAGCCCCAGCGTCGACGCCGCCAAGGCGGCATTCGAGGCGGCCGGCGTGAGCCCCGCCGAGGTCGATGTGGCGCAAGTGCAGGACACCGACGCCGGAGCAGAGCTCATCCACCTCGCCGAGACCGGCTTGTGCGAACACGGCGCGCAGACCGAGCTCTACGACTCGGGTGCCACCGAGCTGACCGGGCGACTGCCGGTCAACACCGACGGCGGTTGCTTGGCCAACGGCGAGCCGATCGGGGCGTCGGGCCTGCGGCAGGTGCACGAGAACGTCCTGCAGCTACGCGGGCAGGCCGGCGATCGCCAAATCGGCGGAACGCCCCGGGTCGGCTTTTCCCACGTCTACGGCGCACCCGGGCTCAGCGCGTGCACCGTGCTGACCCGGTGA
- a CDS encoding flotillin family protein, which translates to MSLVLIVTISAVAALLLLVGLPMIYVRNYVKVPPNEVAVFTGRGQPKVVRGGARFRMPGIERVDIMSLEPFNVSINLQNALSNNGVPVNVEAVGLVRIGSADEAVQTAVQRFLTSNLDDLQRQINDILAGSLRGITATMTVEDLNSNRDTLARSVVEEAGTDLARIGMEVDVLKIAGISDRNGYLESLGQRRIAEVKRDATVGTAEAERDAQIRSAKARQEGAVAQAEADTAIAVANQKRDVELARLRAQTEAENAQADQAGPLAHARAEKDVGIAVEQAEAARVQARIEVEQRRAEQAQAALQADVIAPAEAQRQADVARAEGQRQAAILAAQAQAEAARQAGEAQADARKAAAEALRVERQAEADGVKAKLLAEAEGKKEIANALNSYSAEAARMLLLPDVLNSVVAATQAAAAPLSDIERLSIVGGAGDAQDALGGLLGISPLGIAKVLETLKASGVDVAAMLRPPATEPAPVPNSHPLPTE; encoded by the coding sequence ATGTCACTTGTCCTGATCGTGACCATCAGCGCTGTGGCAGCACTGCTGTTGCTGGTCGGGTTGCCGATGATCTATGTCCGCAACTACGTCAAGGTGCCGCCGAACGAGGTCGCGGTCTTCACCGGGCGCGGTCAGCCGAAGGTGGTACGCGGGGGTGCCAGGTTCCGGATGCCGGGTATCGAACGGGTGGACATCATGAGCCTGGAGCCGTTCAACGTCAGCATCAACCTGCAGAACGCGCTGTCGAACAACGGGGTGCCGGTCAACGTGGAAGCTGTGGGCCTGGTCCGGATCGGCTCGGCCGACGAAGCCGTGCAGACCGCCGTGCAGCGCTTCCTGACGTCGAACCTCGACGATCTGCAGCGCCAGATCAACGACATCCTGGCCGGCAGCCTGCGCGGTATCACCGCGACGATGACCGTCGAGGATCTCAATTCCAACCGCGACACGCTGGCCCGCAGCGTGGTCGAGGAGGCGGGCACCGACCTTGCCCGCATCGGCATGGAAGTCGACGTCCTCAAGATCGCCGGTATCTCCGACCGCAACGGCTATCTGGAATCGCTGGGTCAGCGCCGCATCGCCGAGGTGAAACGGGACGCCACAGTCGGCACCGCCGAGGCCGAGCGGGACGCCCAGATCCGGTCGGCCAAGGCCCGTCAGGAGGGAGCGGTTGCCCAGGCCGAAGCCGATACCGCGATCGCCGTCGCCAATCAGAAGCGCGACGTCGAACTGGCCCGGCTGCGCGCCCAGACCGAGGCCGAGAACGCCCAGGCCGACCAGGCCGGTCCGCTGGCACACGCCCGCGCCGAGAAGGATGTCGGGATCGCCGTCGAGCAGGCCGAGGCCGCCCGGGTGCAGGCCCGCATCGAAGTGGAGCAGCGGCGCGCCGAGCAGGCCCAGGCCGCTCTGCAGGCCGATGTGATCGCCCCCGCCGAGGCGCAGCGGCAGGCCGATGTGGCCCGCGCCGAGGGCCAGCGCCAGGCCGCGATCCTGGCGGCTCAGGCCCAGGCGGAGGCGGCCCGGCAAGCCGGCGAAGCCCAGGCCGACGCGCGCAAGGCGGCCGCCGAGGCACTGCGGGTGGAACGCCAGGCCGAGGCCGACGGCGTCAAGGCGAAGCTGCTCGCCGAAGCCGAGGGCAAGAAGGAGATCGCCAACGCCCTCAACAGCTACAGCGCGGAGGCGGCCCGGATGCTGCTGCTCCCCGATGTGTTGAACTCGGTGGTTGCGGCCACCCAGGCCGCGGCCGCGCCGCTGTCCGACATCGAACGGCTGTCGATCGTCGGCGGCGCCGGCGATGCCCAGGATGCGCTCGGCGGTCTGCTGGGTATCAGTCCGTTGGGCATTGCCAAGGTGCTGGAGACGCTGAAGGCATCCGGGGTGGACGTCGCGGCCATGCTGCGTCCGCCTGCCACTGAACCCGCACCCGTGCCCAACTCGCATCCACTGCCCACCGAGTAA
- a CDS encoding lipoyl domain-containing protein, whose protein sequence is MEIRMPKLDVTMTEGTFMGWLVPDGHPVAEGEDLYTVGTDKVETDIPAPCAGTLRHGAVQADETYPVGTPLGAIE, encoded by the coding sequence ATGGAAATCCGAATGCCCAAACTCGACGTCACGATGACCGAGGGCACGTTCATGGGTTGGCTGGTCCCAGACGGTCATCCGGTGGCCGAGGGCGAGGACCTCTACACCGTGGGTACCGACAAGGTCGAGACCGACATCCCGGCCCCCTGCGCCGGTACTCTGCGCCATGGCGCCGTCCAAGCCGACGAAACCTACCCGGTAGGCACCCCACTGGGTGCCATCGAATGA
- a CDS encoding Zn-ribbon domain-containing OB-fold protein translates to MSADLIDTEIMQMTDAGLRLLGGRCQDCGDTAFPRRDSCGSCGADGVVEAQLAIRGTLWSWTIQRFPPPSPPYVPTGDDFTPFGLGYVELPGEVIIETRLTCADPDRLRIGMPMRLVGIEVPTEEGTTATAFAFAPAETAGDDHEQ, encoded by the coding sequence ATGAGCGCTGACCTCATCGATACCGAGATCATGCAGATGACCGACGCCGGACTGCGACTGCTGGGCGGGCGCTGCCAGGACTGCGGTGATACGGCGTTCCCGCGCCGGGACAGCTGCGGCAGCTGCGGCGCCGACGGGGTCGTCGAGGCCCAGCTGGCCATCCGCGGCACCCTGTGGAGTTGGACCATCCAGCGGTTCCCGCCGCCGAGCCCGCCGTATGTGCCGACCGGCGACGACTTCACACCCTTCGGCCTGGGCTATGTCGAATTGCCCGGCGAAGTCATCATCGAGACCCGCCTGACCTGCGCTGACCCGGACCGGCTGCGGATCGGCATGCCGATGCGGCTGGTCGGCATAGAAGTGCCGACCGAAGAAGGAACCACGGCAACGGCCTTCGCCTTCGCGCCGGCGGAGACGGCAGGAGACGACCATGAGCAATGA
- a CDS encoding carotenoid oxygenase family protein has product MADPRFRESPFLTGHHRPNRMEVSAPDLFIEGELPDDLAGVFYRNGAEPLYPPTDEDYHWFDGDGMVYAFFIEDGRVSMRSRWVRTEKLELELKHGRRLFGVLDNPATTDPLARGTRYNTANTNIILHGGRLLALMEGAPPVRLEPRTLDTLGEEHYGGVITTTFSAHPTVDYATGELINIGSVPHRPGDEPAIHYEVVGSDGNLLRYEVIPIPHQTLMHTFFVTENHVVFPVTPLDISVQRAMSGGPMVAWDPERPTKLGVMPRTGSAADVRWFEAPPRHMMHQANVWEDNGRIIADVAAAEGTALFPDVHGNRRSHAETQQSLRRWTIDPSAGTDVVDERIISDHDIQFPRPDDRMMTRPSRNVFANSNLHSVDGRADGMDSVLRVDTETGAEDVYHFGDGAAAGELIFAPRIGGADESDGYAVTLVHRAGAAETELVVFDAGNLADGPLARVRIPFRIPSGFHCNYYSADSPLYRQALG; this is encoded by the coding sequence ATGGCTGACCCGCGTTTTCGGGAAAGTCCGTTTCTGACCGGTCATCACCGGCCCAACCGGATGGAAGTCAGTGCTCCCGACCTGTTCATCGAGGGCGAGCTTCCCGATGACCTGGCCGGGGTGTTCTACCGCAACGGTGCCGAACCGCTCTACCCGCCGACCGACGAGGACTACCACTGGTTCGACGGCGACGGCATGGTCTACGCGTTCTTCATCGAAGACGGCCGGGTGTCCATGCGCAGCCGCTGGGTCCGCACCGAAAAACTGGAGCTGGAGCTCAAGCACGGCCGGCGGCTGTTCGGGGTGCTCGACAATCCGGCAACGACCGACCCACTGGCCCGCGGCACCCGCTACAACACCGCCAACACCAACATCATCCTGCACGGCGGGCGGCTGTTGGCGCTGATGGAGGGCGCGCCACCGGTCCGGCTGGAGCCGCGCACCCTGGACACCCTCGGCGAAGAGCACTACGGCGGGGTGATCACCACCACGTTCTCGGCGCATCCGACGGTCGACTACGCGACCGGTGAGCTGATCAACATCGGCTCGGTGCCCCACCGGCCGGGCGACGAACCGGCGATCCACTACGAAGTGGTGGGTTCGGACGGGAATCTGCTGCGCTACGAGGTCATTCCGATACCGCATCAGACCCTGATGCACACCTTCTTCGTCACCGAGAACCACGTGGTCTTTCCGGTGACACCGCTGGACATCAGCGTTCAGCGGGCGATGTCGGGTGGGCCGATGGTGGCCTGGGACCCGGAACGCCCCACCAAGCTCGGTGTCATGCCGCGCACCGGATCGGCAGCCGACGTGCGCTGGTTCGAAGCCCCGCCGCGGCACATGATGCATCAGGCCAACGTGTGGGAGGACAACGGCCGCATCATCGCCGATGTGGCGGCCGCGGAAGGGACCGCGCTGTTTCCCGACGTCCACGGCAACCGGCGCTCGCACGCAGAAACCCAGCAGAGCCTGCGGCGCTGGACGATCGACCCGAGCGCCGGTACCGATGTGGTGGACGAGCGGATCATCAGCGACCACGACATCCAGTTCCCGCGTCCCGACGACCGGATGATGACCCGTCCGAGCCGAAACGTCTTCGCCAACAGCAACCTGCATTCGGTCGATGGGCGCGCCGACGGCATGGATTCGGTGCTGCGCGTCGACACCGAGACCGGGGCCGAGGACGTCTACCACTTCGGTGACGGAGCTGCCGCCGGAGAGCTCATCTTCGCTCCCCGGATCGGCGGAGCTGACGAATCCGACGGCTACGCCGTGACATTGGTGCACCGGGCCGGGGCCGCCGAGACCGAGCTGGTGGTGTTCGACGCCGGCAACCTCGCGGACGGGCCGCTGGCGCGGGTGCGCATCCCGTTCCGCATCCCGAGCGGATTCCACTGCAATTACTACAGCGCCGACAGCCCGCTCTATCGGCAAGCGCTGGGATGA
- the rfbC gene encoding dTDP-4-dehydrorhamnose 3,5-epimerase, whose translation MDARALTIPGAWELTPAQHADDRGVFFEWFTDRAFTAFAGHRFDLRQANCSVSRAGVLRGLHFAQLPPGQAKYVTCVSGSVFDVVVDIRVGSPTYGRWDAVLLDATERRSVYLSAGLAHGFLALQDNSTVMYLCSAEYAPQREHTICATDPEIGIDWPDRHPLVLSERDAGAPSLAEVRAAGLLPSWDQ comes from the coding sequence GTGGACGCGCGGGCACTGACGATCCCCGGCGCCTGGGAACTCACCCCGGCCCAGCACGCCGACGACCGCGGCGTGTTCTTCGAATGGTTCACCGACCGCGCGTTCACCGCGTTCGCCGGGCACCGCTTCGACCTGCGCCAGGCCAACTGCTCGGTGTCGCGCGCCGGCGTGCTGCGCGGCCTGCACTTCGCCCAGCTGCCGCCGGGACAGGCCAAATACGTGACCTGCGTGTCGGGTTCGGTCTTCGACGTGGTCGTCGATATCCGGGTCGGCTCCCCGACTTATGGCCGCTGGGATGCCGTGCTGCTGGATGCCACGGAGCGCAGATCGGTGTATCTTTCCGCCGGACTGGCACACGGATTCCTTGCCTTGCAAGACAATTCAACGGTCATGTATCTGTGCTCAGCCGAATACGCTCCGCAGCGCGAGCACACCATCTGCGCCACCGACCCGGAGATCGGCATCGACTGGCCCGACCGGCATCCCCTGGTGCTCTCCGAGCGGGATGCGGGCGCGCCGTCGCTGGCCGAGGTGCGCGCCGCCGGGCTGCTGCCCAGCTGGGACCAGTAA
- a CDS encoding LLM class F420-dependent oxidoreductase — protein MSETFALKPDLGRYAVWTFGSPTGEQAAEIERLGYGAIWVGGSPAADLAFVEPLLEATSTLQVATGIVNVWTAAAEPVAESYHRIEAAYPGRFLLGIGVGHREATAEYRSPYRILNEYLDALDAAGVPTSRRVLAALGPKVLELAARRSAGAHPYLTTPEHTATARELIGPSVFLAPEHKVVLSTDAAAARETGREAVGFYLRLSNYVNNWHRMGFGDRDLRAPGSDRFIDAVVAHGSAEQIAARLDEHLQAGADQVAIQVLGGWERLVPTLKELAGPLGLTPRD, from the coding sequence ATGTCGGAGACCTTCGCACTCAAACCCGACCTGGGCCGCTACGCGGTGTGGACCTTCGGGTCCCCCACCGGCGAGCAGGCCGCCGAGATCGAACGGCTGGGCTACGGCGCCATCTGGGTCGGCGGCTCGCCGGCCGCCGACCTGGCGTTCGTCGAACCGCTGCTGGAAGCGACGTCGACATTGCAGGTCGCCACCGGAATCGTCAACGTGTGGACGGCGGCGGCGGAGCCGGTCGCCGAGTCCTACCACCGCATCGAAGCCGCCTACCCGGGGCGGTTCCTGCTCGGCATCGGAGTGGGGCACCGCGAGGCCACCGCCGAGTACCGCAGTCCTTACCGCATCCTGAACGAGTACCTGGATGCCCTCGACGCGGCCGGCGTGCCGACCAGCCGCAGGGTGCTGGCCGCGCTGGGCCCCAAGGTGCTCGAGCTGGCCGCCCGGCGCAGCGCCGGGGCACACCCCTATCTGACCACCCCCGAGCACACCGCGACCGCGCGCGAGCTGATCGGACCATCGGTGTTCCTGGCGCCCGAGCACAAGGTGGTGCTGTCCACCGACGCGGCCGCGGCCCGCGAGACCGGACGGGAGGCGGTCGGCTTCTACCTGCGACTGTCGAACTACGTCAACAACTGGCACCGGATGGGTTTCGGCGACCGCGATCTGCGCGCGCCCGGAAGCGACCGGTTCATCGATGCGGTCGTGGCCCACGGCAGCGCCGAACAGATCGCCGCCCGGCTCGACGAGCACCTGCAGGCCGGCGCGGATCAGGTGGCGATCCAAGTGCTGGGCGGCTGGGAGCGCCTGGTGCCGACGCTGAAGGAGCTGGCCGGACCGCTGGGCCTGACACCGCGCGACTGA
- a CDS encoding NAD-dependent succinate-semialdehyde dehydrogenase, producing METSVTWAPTDLMLGGTATPAAAGGRFAVYNPATEEVLVEIADAGPADAARAMDLAAATQGTWAAMPARRRAEILRRAFELIEQYRDRFALLITLEMGKPLAESHAEVTYGAEFLRWFSEEAVRINGRYTAAPSGNGRILVDKQPVGPTLAITPWNFPLAMGTRKVAAAVAAGCTMVVKPAPDTPLTMLLFAEVMAEAGLPEGVLSVLPTSDAAALAGPLLADPRLRKLTFTGSTAVGKSLLAQAAGRVLRTSMELGGNAPFVVFADADVDAAVEGALAAKMRNGGEACTAANRIHVDNAVLEEFTAKLTARMAKLTLGDGTQAGVDVGPLINQRQRSKVGELVDDAVDRGATLLLGGQPVAGPGYFYPPTVLTEIPSGARLLTEEVFGPVAAIAGFDGEDAGVAAANATEFGLAAYIYTRGLDRALRVAERVESGMVGVNRGIISDPAAPFGGIKESGLGREGGAEGIDEYLETKYIALT from the coding sequence ATGGAGACCAGTGTGACGTGGGCACCCACCGACCTGATGCTCGGCGGGACTGCGACGCCGGCGGCCGCCGGGGGTCGCTTCGCGGTGTACAACCCGGCCACCGAAGAGGTTCTGGTCGAGATCGCCGACGCCGGCCCGGCCGACGCGGCGCGGGCTATGGATCTTGCCGCCGCCACCCAGGGCACCTGGGCGGCAATGCCGGCCCGGCGCAGGGCCGAGATACTGCGCCGCGCATTCGAACTCATCGAGCAGTACCGGGACCGGTTCGCGCTTTTGATCACGCTGGAAATGGGAAAGCCCTTGGCGGAGAGTCACGCCGAGGTCACCTACGGTGCAGAGTTTCTGCGGTGGTTCAGTGAAGAGGCGGTCCGGATCAACGGCCGCTACACCGCAGCGCCCTCGGGCAACGGCCGGATCCTGGTGGACAAACAGCCCGTCGGTCCGACGCTGGCGATCACACCGTGGAACTTCCCGCTGGCAATGGGTACGCGCAAGGTGGCCGCCGCAGTGGCCGCCGGCTGCACCATGGTCGTCAAACCTGCGCCCGACACCCCGCTGACGATGCTGCTCTTCGCCGAGGTGATGGCCGAGGCCGGCCTGCCCGAGGGCGTGCTGTCGGTGCTGCCCACGTCGGATGCGGCCGCGTTGGCCGGGCCGCTGCTGGCCGATCCCCGACTGCGCAAGCTCACCTTCACCGGATCGACCGCAGTGGGCAAAAGCCTGCTGGCGCAGGCCGCCGGCCGGGTGTTGCGAACGTCGATGGAACTCGGGGGCAATGCCCCGTTCGTGGTGTTCGCGGACGCGGATGTGGACGCAGCGGTGGAAGGCGCCCTGGCCGCGAAGATGCGCAACGGCGGAGAGGCCTGCACCGCGGCGAACCGCATTCACGTCGACAATGCGGTGCTCGAGGAGTTCACCGCCAAGCTCACCGCCCGGATGGCGAAGCTGACCCTCGGAGACGGCACGCAGGCCGGGGTCGACGTCGGCCCGCTGATCAACCAACGGCAGCGCAGCAAGGTCGGCGAACTGGTCGACGACGCGGTGGACCGGGGCGCGACTCTGCTGTTGGGCGGGCAGCCGGTGGCGGGGCCGGGCTACTTCTATCCGCCGACCGTGCTGACCGAGATCCCTTCCGGGGCCCGGCTGCTCACCGAGGAGGTGTTCGGGCCGGTCGCGGCCATCGCCGGATTCGACGGCGAAGACGCGGGAGTGGCCGCGGCCAACGCGACCGAGTTCGGGCTGGCCGCCTACATCTACACCCGCGGCCTGGATCGGGCGCTGCGGGTGGCCGAGCGGGTCGAAAGCGGGATGGTCGGCGTCAATCGCGGCATCATCTCCGACCCCGCGGCACCCTTCGGCGGTATCAAGGAGTCCGGGCTGGGCCGCGAGGGTGGCGCGGAGGGCATCGACGAATACCTCGAGACCAAGTACATCGCGCTGACCTGA
- the rfbB gene encoding dTDP-glucose 4,6-dehydratase, which produces MRLLVTGGAGFIGANFVRGTLAQHPGTSITVLDALTYAGSRESLDGLDARSDEFQLVQGDVTDAALVSKLVAELDPATDAVVHFAAETHVDNALADPEPFLRSNVIGTFTVLEAVRAHQVRLHHVSTDEVYGELALDDPCRFTETTPYRPSSPYSSTKAAADLLVRSWVRSYRVRATISNCSNNYGPYQHVEKFIPRQITNLLTGRRAKLYGSGAHVRDWIHVDDHNSAVWQILTGGRIGATYLIGADGERDNRSVLQTILRLMGHDPDDFDHVADRPGHDLRYAIDPSVLRDELGWRPQHTQFEAGLRDTIDWYRANENWWGPLKEAAEARYTALGR; this is translated from the coding sequence ATGCGTCTGCTGGTGACCGGTGGCGCCGGATTCATCGGCGCCAACTTCGTGCGCGGCACGCTGGCCCAGCATCCGGGCACGTCGATCACCGTGCTGGACGCGTTGACCTACGCCGGCAGCCGCGAATCGCTCGACGGCCTCGATGCCCGCTCCGACGAGTTCCAGCTGGTACAGGGCGACGTCACCGATGCGGCGCTGGTGTCCAAACTGGTCGCCGAGCTGGATCCGGCGACCGACGCGGTGGTGCACTTCGCCGCCGAAACCCACGTGGACAACGCGCTGGCCGATCCGGAGCCGTTCCTGCGCTCCAATGTGATCGGCACCTTCACCGTGCTGGAGGCGGTGCGCGCCCATCAGGTGCGGCTGCACCATGTGTCCACCGATGAGGTCTATGGCGAACTGGCGCTCGACGACCCCTGCCGGTTCACCGAGACGACGCCCTACCGTCCGTCCAGTCCCTACTCGTCGACCAAGGCCGCCGCCGATCTGCTGGTGCGCTCCTGGGTGCGCTCTTATCGGGTGCGGGCCACGATCTCCAACTGCTCCAACAACTACGGGCCGTATCAGCACGTGGAGAAGTTCATCCCGCGCCAGATCACCAATCTGCTGACCGGGCGCCGGGCCAAGCTGTACGGCAGCGGCGCACACGTGCGCGACTGGATCCACGTCGACGACCACAACAGTGCGGTCTGGCAGATCCTCACCGGCGGCCGCATCGGTGCCACCTACCTGATCGGCGCCGACGGCGAACGCGACAACCGCAGTGTGCTGCAGACCATCCTGCGGCTGATGGGCCACGACCCCGACGACTTCGACCACGTCGCCGACCGGCCCGGCCACGATCTGCGCTACGCCATCGACCCGTCGGTGCTGCGCGACGAATTGGGCTGGCGACCGCAGCACACACAGTTCGAAGCCGGCCTGCGCGACACCATCGACTGGTACCGCGCCAACGAAAACTGGTGGGGACCGCTCAAAGAGGCCGCCGAGGCCCGCTACACCGCGCTGGGGCGCTGA
- a CDS encoding aldehyde dehydrogenase family protein encodes MIDVRNPADGLVVGQVADHSRTEVFDAVRELRRHQPQWEQLGFAARAEWLLRLQDWLIDHSARLTDMVQSETGKTRFDAQIEVPAAIDLAKYWASNAGGFLAEERPIPHSPIGLTKRLITRYRPYPVIGIVTPWNLPLLNPCFDMFSALMAGAAVLVKPSEVTPLSACELARGWAEIGAPPVFAVLTGGVETGRAVVDAVDYVQFTGSTTTGRAIASACGASLKPCSLELGGKDPAIVLADADIDRTAAGIVYGGLFNSGQVCISVERVYVEARVYDRFVDCLVKQVRELRQGHDGRGFDFDIGAMATPGQCDIVTRHVEDAVARGARILTGGKPARSGAFFEPTVLVDVDHSMTCMTEETFGPLLPVIKVADEHEAIRLANDSDYGLSATVWCGDRQRGEWVARQLEVGAVNINDAFANLVNFAVPMGGWKNSGMGARFGGASGIRKYCRQQAILVPRGPEMKREPLWYPASKSRARLVTTLMRIFDGRGRRRLPFRKGQ; translated from the coding sequence ATGATCGACGTTCGTAACCCCGCCGATGGGCTGGTGGTCGGACAAGTCGCAGACCACTCACGCACGGAGGTCTTCGACGCCGTCCGCGAGCTGCGCCGGCACCAACCGCAATGGGAGCAGCTCGGCTTCGCTGCCCGCGCGGAATGGCTGCTGCGCCTGCAGGACTGGTTGATCGACCACTCGGCACGGCTGACCGACATGGTGCAGTCGGAGACCGGCAAGACCCGCTTCGACGCTCAGATCGAAGTTCCGGCGGCAATCGACCTGGCCAAATACTGGGCGAGCAACGCCGGCGGGTTCCTGGCCGAGGAGCGCCCCATCCCGCACAGCCCGATCGGGCTGACGAAGCGGTTGATCACCCGATACCGGCCCTACCCGGTGATCGGCATCGTCACGCCGTGGAATCTGCCGCTGCTCAACCCGTGCTTCGACATGTTCTCGGCGCTCATGGCCGGCGCCGCAGTGCTGGTGAAGCCGTCGGAGGTTACCCCGCTGAGCGCCTGCGAACTGGCCCGCGGCTGGGCGGAGATCGGTGCCCCGCCGGTGTTTGCGGTGCTGACCGGCGGTGTGGAGACCGGGCGAGCGGTCGTCGACGCGGTCGACTACGTGCAGTTCACCGGATCCACCACGACCGGGCGGGCGATCGCGTCGGCGTGCGGGGCGTCGCTCAAGCCGTGCAGCCTGGAACTGGGCGGCAAGGATCCGGCGATCGTGCTGGCCGACGCCGACATCGACCGAACGGCGGCCGGGATCGTCTACGGAGGCCTGTTCAACTCCGGGCAGGTATGCATCTCGGTGGAACGGGTCTACGTCGAGGCGCGGGTGTACGACCGGTTCGTGGACTGCCTGGTCAAGCAGGTCCGAGAGCTCCGGCAGGGACACGACGGCCGCGGGTTCGACTTCGACATCGGGGCCATGGCGACGCCCGGGCAGTGCGATATCGTGACGCGGCACGTCGAAGATGCGGTGGCGCGCGGGGCGCGAATCCTGACCGGAGGCAAGCCCGCCCGGTCCGGGGCGTTTTTCGAGCCGACCGTACTGGTCGACGTCGACCACTCGATGACGTGCATGACCGAGGAGACGTTCGGGCCGCTTCTGCCGGTGATCAAGGTCGCCGACGAGCACGAGGCGATCCGGTTGGCCAACGACTCCGACTATGGCCTCTCGGCCACCGTGTGGTGCGGGGATCGCCAGCGCGGTGAATGGGTGGCCCGCCAGCTCGAGGTCGGCGCGGTCAACATCAACGATGCGTTCGCCAACCTGGTCAACTTCGCGGTGCCGATGGGCGGCTGGAAGAACTCGGGGATGGGCGCCCGCTTCGGCGGTGCGTCTGGAATCCGCAAATACTGTCGCCAACAAGCGATCCTGGTTCCCCGGGGTCCGGAGATGAAACGTGAACCGCTGTGGTACCCCGCTTCGAAGTCCCGCGCCCGTCTGGTGACGACGCTCATGCGGATCTTCGACGGGCGGGGCCGGCGCAGATTGCCGTTCAGGAAAGGTCAGTGA
- a CDS encoding ferredoxin: MKVTVNPDRCVGHGICESLAPDVFAVGDDGLAHAADDIPPGRHGAVAEAVAACPSQALNISE, encoded by the coding sequence GTGAAAGTCACTGTCAACCCAGACCGTTGCGTCGGCCACGGGATCTGCGAATCGCTGGCCCCAGACGTCTTCGCCGTCGGCGACGACGGGCTGGCCCACGCGGCCGACGACATTCCGCCCGGTCGGCACGGAGCGGTCGCCGAGGCGGTGGCGGCCTGCCCGAGCCAGGCACTCAACATCAGCGAATAG